The Roseomonas haemaphysalidis genome segment TGATGCCCGTGCTGGCGCTGGTGATGAACCTCGCGGGGCTGATCGGCATGGGGCTGGTGATGGCCAGCCTCGGCTTTTCCTCCTCCATGGTGATCAACCAGCTGCAGAACTGGCTCAACCTCGGCGCCCTGGCCGGCGGCCTCGGCAAGTCGGTCGTGTTCGGGCTGGCGATCGCGGGCATCGGCTGCCGCGCCGGCCTGTCCGCCGGGCGCGGGCCACGCGCGGTGGGCGACGCGGCGACGGCGGCGGTGGTGGGCGGCATCGTGTCCACGGTGGTGCTGGATGGCATCTTCGCCGTGGTGTTCTACCGGCTGGGGTGGTGAACATGGCCGACGACCAGCAAACCCCGCGCCCCGGCGGCGCCGTGCCGGACGACCGCGCGCGGGATGCCCCGGCCGCGCCGGCGCAGGATGCCGCCGCCCCCGCCGGAACGCCGCAGGGCGACGCCGCGCCGGACGTGCACCGGCGCGAGGTGCGCGACCCGGTGGTGGAAGCCGAGGGCATCGCCATGGCCTTCGGCTCCAACACGTTGTTCCGTGATGTCAGCTTCGGTGTGGAGCGTGGCGAGGTGTTCGTCATCCTCGGCGGCTCGGGTTGCGGCAAGTCGACGCTGCTGAAGATGCTGATCGGCTTGTACGAGCCGACGGCCGGCCGGTCGCGCATCCTGGGCCAGGACCTGCACGCGGCGGAAAGCGACGCGCGCCGCGCGCTGCTGGCGAAGCTCGGCGTGATGTGGCAGTCCGGCGCGCTGTTCGGCTCCATGACGCTGCTGGAAAACGTCATGCTGCCGCTGGAGGAGCACACCCGCCTGCCGCCCGCGGCGCGCGAGGAGGTGGCCCGCGTGAAGCTCGGGCTGGTCGGCCTGTCCGACGCCGCCGACCGCCTGCCGGCCGAGATCTCCGGCGGCATGGCCAAGCGCGCCGGCATCGCCCGCGCCATGGCGCTGGACCCGCGCGTGCTGTTCCTGGACGAGCCCTCGGCCGGGCTGGACCCGATCACCTCGGCCGGGCTGGACCAGCTGATCAAGGACCTGGCGCGCGACCTCGGCACCACCTTCGTGGTGGTGACGCACGAGTTGCAAAGCATCCTGGCCATCGGCGACCGCTGCATCATGCTGGACAAGCAGGCCAAGGGGATGATCGCCGAAGGCGACCCCCGCGAACTCCGCGACCACGCGACGCACCCCACCGTGCGCGCCTTCTTTCGCCGGGAGGCGATGTAACCATGGCGAAATCCCGCAGGCTTTACGTGCGCGTCGGCCTGCTGCTGCTGGTCGGCATCCTGCTCGGCGTCGGCTTTCTGCTGTTCCTCACCGCCGGTCGGCTGAACAAGTCCGCCGAGATCGCCGAAACCTATTTCAGCGAAAGCGTCACCGGCCTGGAAGCCGGCGCGCCCGTGCGCTACCGCGGCGTGCGGATCGGCCAGGTGGCCGAGATCGGGCTGGTCAATGCGGAATACCGGCCGGACAGCCGCAGCCAGGCGGCGGCGGCCTTCCAGCTCGTGCTGGTGCGCATGGCGATCGACCCGGTGCGCGCCACCATGCGCGATGCCTCCGAGTTGCAGCGGGCGGTGGACAATGGCCTGCGCGCGCGGCTCGCCAGCGCCGGCATCACCGGCGGCTCCTATGTGGAGCTGGATTTCGTGGACCCCGCCCGCTACCCGCCGCGCGAGGTGCCCTGGCAGCCGGCCTACCCGGTGTTGCCCTCGATGCCCTCCACCGTGGCGCAGGTGCAGAACGCGGCCGAGCAGCTGCTCACCCGCGTGCAGGATGCACCGATCGAGGAAATCCTCAACAACGTCGCCTCGCTGACCGGCGCGCTCAGCGGGCAGGCGGGGGAGAACGGCGATCTGGCCCGCACCATCCGCGAGGCGGCGGAAACCATGGCGGCGCTGCGCCAGATCGTGTCCGGCTCCGACCTATCCGCCACGCTGAAGGAGCTGCGCGACGTCGCGGGCAACCTGAACAGCTTGACCGGCGGGCCGGAGGCACGGCGCACGCTGGCCAGCATCTCGGGTGCCGCCGACGGCTTGCGCACCGCCATGGCCCGGCTGCCGGCGGCGATCGAAAGCCTGGAGCGCACGTCGCGCGCCGCGCGCGGCGTGACGCAGGACACCAATGCCGACCTCGCCCCCATCCTGCGCGACCTGCGCGCCGTGGCCAGCAACCTGCGTGACACCACCGAGCTGCTGCGCCGCGCGCCGGGCCAGGCCATCCTGGGCGCGCCGCCGCCGCGCCCCAACCGTTGAGGTGCCCATCATGAAGCGTCGCGGCCTGCTGCTGGCCCTGCCCATCGCCTCGCTCGCCGCCTGCGGCAGCGTGCTGCCGGACCGGCCCTACATCGAAACCAAGCGCTTTCCGCTGCTGGCGCCGCGCCCCGTCTCGGCCCCACGCCGCGCGGCCGGCAACCGCGTGCTCCTGGTGCGCCTGTTGCGCGCGGCGCCCGGGCTGGAAACCCGTGGCCTGCGCTCCATCCGCCCGGACGGCACGGAAAGCGTCGACTTCTATGCCGAATGGACGGCGCCGCCGGCCGAGGTGGCGGAGGAAGCGCTGCGCCGCTGGCTGTCCGCGTCCGGCCTGTTCGGCGGCGTGGTGGCGCCCGGCAGCCGCGCCCGCAACGATTTCGTGATGGAATGCGAGCTGACGGCCCTGGTGGCCGACCCGCCGCGGCGCGAGGCGCGGGCGGGGCTGTCCGCCATTCTGATGCGCGAGAACGGGGGCGAAACCCGCCTGCTGACCCAGCTGGCGGTGACCGGCACCGCGCCGCTGCCGGCCCCCGCCGCCGACGGCACCCTGCCGCCCGAGGTGCTGGCGGCCGGCATGAACGCGGCCTTCGCCGCGGCTCTGGGGGCCCTGGAGAACGGCATCGCCGGTTACATCCGCTGACGCGGTGGGTGTTCAGGTGGCTGTGATTCCGGTGCCCGTCCGCTCAGTCATCGCAGCCTCGTGAAGGCCGCTTCGGAAGGCCGTTAACCGCTCCTTCAACTCTGTCGCGCTAGTCTCAAAACAGAGACGAAACGGTGCTTTGCCCCATGGTGTGGGACGGGCGGCAGTGACGAGGGTGCGATGCGGAACACGCAATGCGGCCGGTCCCTTTCCGGGGCCGACGCCTGGGACGAAGTCTGGGATGACTACGAGGCGCGCCAGCAGGCCGCCGCTCCCGCCGCGTCGCCGGTGGCCGCCCGGTCGCCGTCTGCCGCGCAGGCCCGGCACGGACGCGGCCTGCTGCCGGCGGCGACGATGGGGGCGGCGTTCCTGCTCGGGTGCCTCGCCGGCTCCGTCTGGCCGGTCCTGTCCCTGGTCAGTCAGGTGATGCGCGACGACGTGCCGGCCGTGCTGGGCGTGCTGGATGCCGGGCCGGCGCACGCCGTGTTGCGCCAGCAGCTGCGCGCCCATGCCGGGCTGCCGGCCGGCGACGGCGGCGATGCGGCGGCGCGCATGCTGGCCGGCATGGCCGATGCCATGGCCGACGACCTCGCCGCCCCCGGCGCGCTGCGCCGCATGGTGGCGGTGCGCAACGGCGCCATCGACCCGCACACCGGCGGCATCCGCAGCCCGGCGGCGGTGGCGTTGCCCCGGCTGGCCGCCGATGGCGGCATGGCGGTGACGCTGGCCCCGGCGCAGGGTGGGGGCGGGCTGCGGCTGCAGCTGGCCTTCAACGCCGGCGGCTGGCAGGCCCGCTCGGTCACGCTGCTGGACCCGCCCGTGCGGCCGGACGCGGCGCGGCTGGCGCTGGCCGGTCCCGGCGCCGGCCGGCGCCAGCCCCGCGCCTGATCCGCGCACCCGCTTGCCCGCTCCGGACGCCCAGGGGATAAGCCGGGACCGCAGCCGGGCAGCAGGATACCGCGAGCATGACGATACCGACCGACCTCGAGATCGCCCGCGCGGCCACGCTGCTGCCGATCCGCGAGATCGCGGCGCGCGCCGGCATCCCCGAAGAGGCGCTGGAACCCTACGGCCGGCACAAGGCCAAGGTGAGCCTGGACTTCGTGGCCGCCCGGCGCGCCGAGGGCCAGTCCGGCAAGCTGGTGCTGGTCACCGGCATCAGCCCCACCGCGGCGGGCGAAGGCAAGACCACCACCACCATCGGCCTGGGCGACGCGCTGAACAGTCTGGGCGCCCGCGCGATGATCGCGCTGCGCGAGCCCTCGCTCGGGCCGTGCTTCGGCGTCAAGGGCGGCGCCACCGGCGGCGGCCACGCCCAGGTGGTGCCGATGGAGGAGATCAACCTCCACTTCACCGGTGATTTCCACGCCATCACCTCGGCCAACAACCTGCTGGCCGCCATGGTGGACAACCACCTGTACTGGGGCAACGAGCAGGGGCTGG includes the following:
- a CDS encoding MlaD family protein — translated: MAKSRRLYVRVGLLLLVGILLGVGFLLFLTAGRLNKSAEIAETYFSESVTGLEAGAPVRYRGVRIGQVAEIGLVNAEYRPDSRSQAAAAFQLVLVRMAIDPVRATMRDASELQRAVDNGLRARLASAGITGGSYVELDFVDPARYPPREVPWQPAYPVLPSMPSTVAQVQNAAEQLLTRVQDAPIEEILNNVASLTGALSGQAGENGDLARTIREAAETMAALRQIVSGSDLSATLKELRDVAGNLNSLTGGPEARRTLASISGAADGLRTAMARLPAAIESLERTSRAARGVTQDTNADLAPILRDLRAVASNLRDTTELLRRAPGQAILGAPPPRPNR
- a CDS encoding ABC transporter ATP-binding protein, producing the protein MAFGSNTLFRDVSFGVERGEVFVILGGSGCGKSTLLKMLIGLYEPTAGRSRILGQDLHAAESDARRALLAKLGVMWQSGALFGSMTLLENVMLPLEEHTRLPPAAREEVARVKLGLVGLSDAADRLPAEISGGMAKRAGIARAMALDPRVLFLDEPSAGLDPITSAGLDQLIKDLARDLGTTFVVVTHELQSILAIGDRCIMLDKQAKGMIAEGDPRELRDHATHPTVRAFFRREAM
- a CDS encoding ABC-type transport auxiliary lipoprotein family protein, which produces MKRRGLLLALPIASLAACGSVLPDRPYIETKRFPLLAPRPVSAPRRAAGNRVLLVRLLRAAPGLETRGLRSIRPDGTESVDFYAEWTAPPAEVAEEALRRWLSASGLFGGVVAPGSRARNDFVMECELTALVADPPRREARAGLSAILMRENGGETRLLTQLAVTGTAPLPAPAADGTLPPEVLAAGMNAAFAAALGALENGIAGYIR